A region from the Acyrthosiphon pisum isolate AL4f chromosome A1, pea_aphid_22Mar2018_4r6ur, whole genome shotgun sequence genome encodes:
- the LOC100570719 gene encoding uncharacterized protein LOC100570719: protein MSARSSIRIKSPVGCRCHYILKRCMAIHLQKQSLVRYVPQQAETSPYWMYDNGYLIFQSFLESNLKCVWNRSLVEAMQVVKYEGYVSPGVLLLTGDPCSMEVIRGAWCRNVLRPPNSYVITKIGDVEDCVVEDLNQGQFTPLSEALCLVILELTSANQNATIDTVRSALKIFFSNIQPPAEHIIYDAMVNLMSDNKIYQTSRGYFVVTPEVQRLVGSATASPAHSLRLGGSSRYSPSKKGFLMSTEEAYVKVHGDIETLRDGDQTHQNIQTNLADIISGGNSDDKTLSPRKDVSGERLGRRNSLRTNSASRRLQATLQRSGSMRQISNKNKTDEYYGGVSVEPKKSPGIFSRLFGSRRSSSKSRKSNNYCCATQFPPDEWFNKSVQPQHSISTQTEKDEDDCKAKQQWPAPRLTRSATLPRKSRAVTAGPSSLACSSGVDGCGSCHADKTPAAAKKTYPSSGSSGYNSLPRMNGGRKSGSVKNSPSSELSYKIAAAAKAENGDASCKPDTPTGHGSNFDSSYSCDEISVNDSSITLTVVATPPAKPKTAADLRREYFRGLSKYGTAATNGSCSTTGGVRSKDHHQQQQPQQQQKQQQQQQQHLQQKYFNRSGGSGRDKQAIAASLHKYLDNACKIK from the exons ATGAGCGCTCGCAGCAGCATCAGGATCAAAAGTCCCGTGGGATGCAGATGCCACTACATACTGAAACGATGTATGGCCATCCATCTGCAGAAACAGTCGCTAGTCCGGTACGTCCCGCAACAAGCGGAAACTTCACCGTATTGGATGTACGACAATGGGTACCTAATATTCCAG AGCTTTTTGGAATCGAATCTAAAATGTGTCTGGAATCGAAGTCTCGTGGAAGCGATGCAAGTGGTCAAATACGAGGGATACGTATCACCGGGAGTGCTGTTGCTCACTGGTGATCCGTGCTCCATGGAGGTAATACGAGGCGCCTGGTGTCGTAATGTGCTCAGGCCACCGAACAGTTACGTGATCACTAAAATAG GCGACGTGGAAGACTGTGTAGTGGAGGATTTGAACCAAGGACAATTTACGCCGTTATCCGAAGCCCTATGCCTAGTCATACTGGAGCTAACCAGCGCAAACCAAAATGCCACAATTGACACTGTGCGTTCagctcttaaaatatttttctccaaCATACAACCGCCGGCCGAACACATTATCTACGACGCGATGGTCAATCTCATGTCCGATAATAAG atataccaGACCTCCAGGGGTTACTTTGTTGTGACGCCGGAGGTGCAGCGACTAGTAGGTTCAGCGACCGCTAGCCCTGCACACAGCTTGCGGTTGGGAGGAAGTAGTCGGTACAGCCCAAGCAAAAAAGGGTTCTTGATGTCTACGGAAGAAGCGTACGTGAAGGTTCACGGTGATATAGAGACCTTAAGAGACGGCGACCAAACTCATCAAAACATACAAACCAATTTGGCAGACATCATATCTGGCG GTAATTCGGACGATAAAACGCTGTCACCCAGGAAGGATGTATCCGGTGAGAGACTGGGTAGGCGCAACTCGCTCAGGACCAACTCAGCGTCCCGCCGCTTGCAAGCCACACTGCAACGGAGCGGTTCGATGAGACAGATATCGAACAAAAACAAAACGGACGAATACTACGGTGGCGTGTCGGTGGAACCGA AAAAGTCGCCGGGTATTTTTTCGAGACTGTTCGGCAGCCGAAGATCGAGTTCCAAATCCCGAAAGTCCAATAACTATTGTTGTGCCACTCAGTTCCCTCCGGATGAATGGTTCAACAAAAGCGTACAACCACAACACTCGATATCCACACAAACGGAGAAG GACGAAGACGACTGTAAGGCGAAACAACAGTGGCCGGCTCCGAGGTTGACGAGGAGCGCAACGCTGCCGAGGAAATCGAGAGCCGTCACGGCGGGTCCGTCGTCGTTGGCCTGCAGCAGTGGTGTCGACGGTTGCGGCAGCTGTCACGCAGACAAGACGCCCGCCGCAGCCAAGAAGACATACCCGTCAAGCGGTTCGTCCGGATACAACTCGTTGCCCCGGATGAACGGCGGCCGGAAGTCAGGCAGCGTCAAGAACTCGCCGTCGTCAGAACTGTCGTACAAGATCGCCGCCGCAGCCAAAGCAGAAAACGGCGACGCGTCTTGCAAACCAGACACGCCGACCGGCCACGGCAGCAACTTCGATTCGAGTTACAGCTGCGACGAGATATCCGTCAACGACTCGTCCATCACGCTCACGGTGGTCGCGACGCCGCCCGCTAAGCCCAAGACGGCCGCGGACTTGCGCCGGGAATACTTCCGGGGCTTGAGCAAGTACGGTACGGCTGCCACCAACGGAAGCTGCAGCACGACCGGTGGCGTCCGCAGTAAAGACCACCACCAACAGCAGCAGCCACAGCAACAGCagaagcagcagcagcaacagcaacagcaccTGCAGCAGAAGTACTTCAACCGCAGTGGTGGCAGCGGGCGTGATAAACAGGCGATCGCCGCGAGTCTGCACAAATACCTCGACAACGCGTGTAAAATCAAATGA
- the LOC100165961 gene encoding methylcrotonoyl-CoA carboxylase subunit alpha, mitochondrial isoform X2, with the protein MHVAMADQAVRVGPAQSAHSYLLKDRIVNAAIKTNSQAIHPGYGFLSENASFAQYCQSNDLIFIGPPPNAIESMGIKSKSKEIMSEAGVPVIEGYHGKDQNSDFLQHEANKIGYPVMIKAIKGGGGKGMKIVSKESEFFENLMSAKRESLSSFGDDSVLIEKYIQQPRHVEVQVFADQHKNCVYLFERDCSVQRRHQKVMEEAPAPRLSESLRQHLGETAVRAAKAVGYEGAGTVEFIFDNTTNMFYFMEMNTRLQVEHPVTEMITGVDLVEWQIKVAEGEQLPLKQNEIKLRGHSVQARIYAEDPYNNFLPAAGNLQYLDYPNVSDDVRVETGVRQGDDVSVHYDPMIAKLVVWSETRSDAFAKLKNNLAAFNIAGLSTNVQFLMSLCAHPELLKGNVHTGFIEQHKNVLLSKYLPNTELISQAVIALILYEENNTISTNINTNDPYSPFATQTGFRVNHNYVQKIKLKHNLCGEIYDVKIEYCGVGSSNSRFNVSFKNKDTEIESNVIGSLDTSSPNRFHLTCVVDGTLYKSNIAFIENSVHLFNKDGKNEFIVILPFDEKTIDSNEQDTGSNSTILAPTQSTVERVNVSLGDDIRIGDPIVVLTAMKMEYVVKAQIEGKIEKILCKEGDSVRKGELLVKIIPIN; encoded by the exons ATGCATGTGgctatg gCCGATCAAGCAGTACGTGTTGGTCCGGCTCAAAGCGCACACAGCTACTTGCTCAAAGACCGTATTGTCAATGCTGCAATCAAAACCAATAGCCAAGCCATACACCCTGGATATGGTTTTCTATCAGAGAATGCATCATTTGCTCAATATTGCCAGAGTAATGACTTGATATTTATTGGCCCACCGCCCAATGCTATTGAAAGTATGGGAATCAAAAG TAAGTCAAAAGAAATAATGTCTGAAGCTGGTGTGCCAGTAATTGAAGGATACCATGGCAAAGATCAAAATTCAGATTTCCTTCAACATGAAGCTAATAAAATTGGTTACCCTGTCATGATCAAAGCCATTAAAGGTGGAGGTGGTAAA ggTATGAAAATTGTTTCCAAAGAATctgaattttttgaaaatcttatgtCAGCCAAAAGAGAATCACTAAGTTCATTTGGTGATGATTCAGTcttaattgaaaaatacatacaaCAACCTAGACACGTTGAAGTACAGGTGTTTGCTGATCAGCACAAAAATTGTGTCTATTTGTTTGAACGTGACTGTAGTGTACAGAGACGTCACCAAAAAGTCATGGAAGAAGCGCCTGCT ccCAGATTAAGTGAGAGTCTACGACAACATCTTGGAGAAACTGCAGTCCGTGCGGCAAAAGCCGTTGGGTATGAAGGTGCTGGTACTGTGGAATTCATATTTGACAATACAaccaatatgttttattttatggaaatgAACACTAGATTACAAGTAGAACATCCTGTCACTGAGATGATCACCGGGGTGGATTTAGTAGAATggcaaataaaa GTAGCGGAAGGTGAACAATTGCCTTTAAAACAGAATGAAATCAAACTCCGAGGACATTCTGTTCAAGCACGTATTTATGCTGAAGAtccttataataattttttacctgCTGCtggaaatttacaatatttggaCTATCCTAATGTGTCTGATGATGTACGTGTAGAAACAGGAGTAAGGCAAGGAGATGATGTTTCTGTACATTATGATCCTATGATTGCAAAATTGGTAGTATGGAGTGAAACTCGATCAGATGCATTTGCTAAGCTGAAAAATAACTTGGCAGCattcaat ATTGCAGGTTTGTCAACAAATGTTCAATTTCTAATGTCGCTGTGTGCACATCCTGAACTTTTAAAAGGTAATGTTCATACAGGATTTATAgaacaacataaaaatgttcttcTATCAAAATATCTACCTAATACTGAATTGATATCTCAG gcAGTTATTGCTTTAATATTGTATGAAGAAAATAACACTAttagtacaaatattaataccaaTGATCCATATTCACCTTTTGCCACTCAAACCGGTTTTCGGGTAAATCacaattatgtacaaaaaattaaattgaaacacAACCTTTGCggag AAATATACGATGTCAAAATTGAGTACTGTGGAGTAGGATCTAGTAACAGTAGATTTAATgtgtcttttaaaaataaagatactgaaattgaatCAAATGTTATTGGTAGTTTAGATACATCATCGCCTAATAGATTCCATCTAACATGTGTAGTAGATGGCACATTGTATAAATCCAATATTGCATTTATAGAAAACtcagtacatttatttaataag gatggaaaaaatgaatttattgttattttgcctTTTGATGAAAAAACTATTGATAGTAATGAACAAGACACAGGAAGCAATTCAACTATTTTAGCTCCTACCCAATCAACAGTGGAAAGAGTAAATGTGAGTCTTGGTGATGATATTCGTATTGGTGATCCTATAGTGGTTTTAACAGCCATGAAAATGGAA TATGTAGTTAAAGCGCAAATTGAAgggaaaatagaaaaaatccTATGTAAAGAAGGTGACAGTGTCAGAAAAGGAGAACTGTTggtaaaaattatacctataaattga
- the LOC100165961 gene encoding methylcrotonoyl-CoA carboxylase subunit alpha, mitochondrial isoform X1 has translation MHLSVRNIHNVPTKRITKLLIANRGEIACRIIKTARRLQIETVAVYSDVDKDSMHVAMADQAVRVGPAQSAHSYLLKDRIVNAAIKTNSQAIHPGYGFLSENASFAQYCQSNDLIFIGPPPNAIESMGIKSKSKEIMSEAGVPVIEGYHGKDQNSDFLQHEANKIGYPVMIKAIKGGGGKGMKIVSKESEFFENLMSAKRESLSSFGDDSVLIEKYIQQPRHVEVQVFADQHKNCVYLFERDCSVQRRHQKVMEEAPAPRLSESLRQHLGETAVRAAKAVGYEGAGTVEFIFDNTTNMFYFMEMNTRLQVEHPVTEMITGVDLVEWQIKVAEGEQLPLKQNEIKLRGHSVQARIYAEDPYNNFLPAAGNLQYLDYPNVSDDVRVETGVRQGDDVSVHYDPMIAKLVVWSETRSDAFAKLKNNLAAFNIAGLSTNVQFLMSLCAHPELLKGNVHTGFIEQHKNVLLSKYLPNTELISQAVIALILYEENNTISTNINTNDPYSPFATQTGFRVNHNYVQKIKLKHNLCGEIYDVKIEYCGVGSSNSRFNVSFKNKDTEIESNVIGSLDTSSPNRFHLTCVVDGTLYKSNIAFIENSVHLFNKDGKNEFIVILPFDEKTIDSNEQDTGSNSTILAPTQSTVERVNVSLGDDIRIGDPIVVLTAMKMEYVVKAQIEGKIEKILCKEGDSVRKGELLVKIIPIN, from the exons ATGCATTTGAG tGTGAGAAATATTCATAATGTGCCGACAAAACGTATCACCAAACTATTGATAGCTAATCGTGGAGAAATAGCTTGTCGTATCATTAAAACAGCCCGTCGTTTGCAAATTGAAACTGTTGCTGTTTACAGTGATGTTGACAAAGATTCTATGCATGTGgctatg gCCGATCAAGCAGTACGTGTTGGTCCGGCTCAAAGCGCACACAGCTACTTGCTCAAAGACCGTATTGTCAATGCTGCAATCAAAACCAATAGCCAAGCCATACACCCTGGATATGGTTTTCTATCAGAGAATGCATCATTTGCTCAATATTGCCAGAGTAATGACTTGATATTTATTGGCCCACCGCCCAATGCTATTGAAAGTATGGGAATCAAAAG TAAGTCAAAAGAAATAATGTCTGAAGCTGGTGTGCCAGTAATTGAAGGATACCATGGCAAAGATCAAAATTCAGATTTCCTTCAACATGAAGCTAATAAAATTGGTTACCCTGTCATGATCAAAGCCATTAAAGGTGGAGGTGGTAAA ggTATGAAAATTGTTTCCAAAGAATctgaattttttgaaaatcttatgtCAGCCAAAAGAGAATCACTAAGTTCATTTGGTGATGATTCAGTcttaattgaaaaatacatacaaCAACCTAGACACGTTGAAGTACAGGTGTTTGCTGATCAGCACAAAAATTGTGTCTATTTGTTTGAACGTGACTGTAGTGTACAGAGACGTCACCAAAAAGTCATGGAAGAAGCGCCTGCT ccCAGATTAAGTGAGAGTCTACGACAACATCTTGGAGAAACTGCAGTCCGTGCGGCAAAAGCCGTTGGGTATGAAGGTGCTGGTACTGTGGAATTCATATTTGACAATACAaccaatatgttttattttatggaaatgAACACTAGATTACAAGTAGAACATCCTGTCACTGAGATGATCACCGGGGTGGATTTAGTAGAATggcaaataaaa GTAGCGGAAGGTGAACAATTGCCTTTAAAACAGAATGAAATCAAACTCCGAGGACATTCTGTTCAAGCACGTATTTATGCTGAAGAtccttataataattttttacctgCTGCtggaaatttacaatatttggaCTATCCTAATGTGTCTGATGATGTACGTGTAGAAACAGGAGTAAGGCAAGGAGATGATGTTTCTGTACATTATGATCCTATGATTGCAAAATTGGTAGTATGGAGTGAAACTCGATCAGATGCATTTGCTAAGCTGAAAAATAACTTGGCAGCattcaat ATTGCAGGTTTGTCAACAAATGTTCAATTTCTAATGTCGCTGTGTGCACATCCTGAACTTTTAAAAGGTAATGTTCATACAGGATTTATAgaacaacataaaaatgttcttcTATCAAAATATCTACCTAATACTGAATTGATATCTCAG gcAGTTATTGCTTTAATATTGTATGAAGAAAATAACACTAttagtacaaatattaataccaaTGATCCATATTCACCTTTTGCCACTCAAACCGGTTTTCGGGTAAATCacaattatgtacaaaaaattaaattgaaacacAACCTTTGCggag AAATATACGATGTCAAAATTGAGTACTGTGGAGTAGGATCTAGTAACAGTAGATTTAATgtgtcttttaaaaataaagatactgaaattgaatCAAATGTTATTGGTAGTTTAGATACATCATCGCCTAATAGATTCCATCTAACATGTGTAGTAGATGGCACATTGTATAAATCCAATATTGCATTTATAGAAAACtcagtacatttatttaataag gatggaaaaaatgaatttattgttattttgcctTTTGATGAAAAAACTATTGATAGTAATGAACAAGACACAGGAAGCAATTCAACTATTTTAGCTCCTACCCAATCAACAGTGGAAAGAGTAAATGTGAGTCTTGGTGATGATATTCGTATTGGTGATCCTATAGTGGTTTTAACAGCCATGAAAATGGAA TATGTAGTTAAAGCGCAAATTGAAgggaaaatagaaaaaatccTATGTAAAGAAGGTGACAGTGTCAGAAAAGGAGAACTGTTggtaaaaattatacctataaattga
- the LOC100163925 gene encoding uncharacterized protein LOC100163925, whose protein sequence is MGKVRRYKKKLAKAAEGTTNVSGGNVEQPEQTNYLELAEELMRMKKDDDKMSVCSVMKSVKSCGGGESLKLKKDAKRYLKHAFLIKKLGVTQKKLKRRKKKSNDDDDSDDDNNDHGDVEMSNQKVMDWPVGKINNSDKRGAPVKKHGKGCKKKQNAQLAKDLTLFSKKIKK, encoded by the exons ATGGGAAAAGTACGTAGGTACAAGAAGAAATTAGCTAAAGCCGCAGAGGGGACGACGAACGTCAGTGGTGGAAATGTAGAACAACCGGAACAAACCAATTATTTGGAATTGGCTGAAGAGCTAATGAGAATGAAGAAAGACGACGACAAGATGAGTGTCTGTTCCGTGATGAAGAGTGTCAAATCTTGTGGCGGCGGTGAATCTCTGAAATTGAAAAAGGACGCAAAGCGTTACTTGAAACATGCATTCCTAATAAAAA AGCTTGGGGTGACTCAGAAAAAGTTGAAAAGGAGGAAGAAAAAGTCTAATGACGATGATGACAGTGACGATGACAACAATGATCATGGTGATGTTGAAATGAGCAACCAAAAAGTAATGGATTGGCcagttggaaaaataaataatagcgaTAAACGAGGTGCTCCTGTTAAGAAACATGGAAAAGGatgcaaaaaaaaacagaacgcccaact AGCTAAAGATTTGACgttgttttccaaaaaaattaaaaagtaa